One window of the Tachypleus tridentatus isolate NWPU-2018 chromosome 10, ASM421037v1, whole genome shotgun sequence genome contains the following:
- the LOC143228232 gene encoding uncharacterized protein LOC143228232, protein MEVRAVGIIVLLIALTIQMFQCRPTQNIRHNRVFSIAFSKLYRLLHQRTSSPSKFSRFLESSNEGTIIQSLDPLSGKIVVKRSLNNLNGDRFGSYTLTGGGPFVISPESLRVGFLARPVDTLNEGINVRSLDPLKHDVVNISVDSSTGGGVNRFSSLEKIMVKSPKKSTMSSNFNRNPSRLGKV, encoded by the exons ATGGAAGTTCGTGCAGTAGGCATCATCGTCTTATTGATAGCCCTGACGATCCAGATGTTTCAATGTAGACCAACACAG AATATTCGGCACAACAGAGTTTTCAGCATTGCTTTCTCTAAGCTCTATAGATTATTACATCAAAGAACCAGTAGTCCTAGCAAGTTTTCAAGGTTTTTAGAATCATCCAATGAAGGAACAATTATTCAGTCTTTGGACCCTCTAAGTGGAAAAATCGTTGTTAAAAGatcactaaataatttaaatggaGATCGCTTTGGCAGTTATACTTTAACTGGAGGAGGCCCTTTTGTCATATCACCAGAATCTCTTAGAGTAGGCTTTCTTGCAAGACCCGTGGATACATTAAATGAAGGCATTAACGTTAGGTCACTGGATCCTCTAAAACATGACGTCGTCAACATATCCGTAGATTCTTCAACCGGAGGTGGTGTTAATAGATTTTCGAGTCTAGAAAAGATCATGGTCAAATCACCTAAAAAATCAACAATGTCTTCAAACTTCAATAGAAATCCATCAAGGCTAGGAAAAGTATAA